gcttgttttaattattttcccatacaaattttccaatttaattatttttctttacacttttcaatactcGTTAACTCCATGAAGcaaaacgcatttattccatgaaactaacaagaacgcataatatcccgtgaaaaaatggtggttttatgtaaatcatgctCCTTTGTGATGGGGCCTGTTAtgactaaaaaaacaacactgtatacacaatgaaaacttaacacctcCTCGCAAACAGACGGCATTAGATGGAATAGATTCCAATCAAATAGGTTTAATTAAATATCTCGCAGCTTTACAAAaactcaaggcctgcatggggatgacagaaattattgcggtgttgtgtttctgaggtgtctgtatcggtaagttggaaagcatagagctggagaagggtttgagttattgatcatcaagtaaaataagttgtactgaaaacacgatatacacaagaatagacgccattttaccttctgtgaaatcatatcatatcattctcgtccacttcacttatttatacactgcaaaaacactattattcgcgggacattattttttattgattttaagggttgaacgatccacaaattaaatacaaacacactggaaaataacttacacaaattccatatttattgttttcaaactGAGAAAGTCATGCATTAACTACCACGTccatgaaagtctttttttaaccacGAAATAACATGCAgacgaatatatatgattttacaataaacaaacaatttaaaaggatattttaccttTTGTTAATTCATACcattcttttccacctcatcttaataaacaggaaatacacaagcagggcttttccttgagtatttatgggtctgttaaacggacccatacccaaagcgtgttatatgctgttccttatgaaaatcttatctcaattatgtttcaattagatctaacaaagtttataactattataataggattttattcctataatttgaagtattataaatacttatattaaatgtgttttcccaaatcaatggacttttagcacgaaacaaataaaatatcccaaaattgcattttttcccaaagtgaccaagaaaaggcctgacaaagcgtctcttttaccttctgcgtcatgcttgtcccccacatcctcagcatcgttgtcccgactcagcagcaactggagcagcagaatagcttgatttatttcttgtatgtatatttaggactcacacacatttatgtaaatgtaataaaaatcaataagacatgttcaacatcataaaatatggcaaattaataaatctcacatcaagtgttacctttctgtaaacattgcgtaaaatatcaatatatactcctccaaagattacttaaacaatttcataatttatttaaaaaatattcatccatatacatttcttacatggcatgttttatagaaatgaaagtctaaaaatagcctcagttgctatgtacatgtgcatctttgtacaaatattaaattttcagttgaaatgctttgtttttttatgcgaagTTTACAAGAATTAAATTTTAGGACCATAATtacacaaatgttatgacaacaataacataatatgcattaaatgtaatgttccaacaaaaaccctcacattgtataatcagataacaatatgtgcacataaattatttgtatctttaactacacaaacaatgttgtattgtaacatcacacactactatgttcgtatgctaaacaacacattgtaattaaaatactaatcactaatttcaacaactaatacatacatgtacacactattccactctgaacaccaggatgttgtcgtcccagtcctgtcccacaatgatggttGATGTTGTGCTAATGTAGCAGACTGACCGTGGGTCCCACACTGCATCCCTCCTCCCTGTAGCCAGAGTGGCCAGCTTACTCTTCCCCttccagcccacctgtagtacattTTGGGAATAgtctccacagaccagcacctggcctgcaggggtcacatgtagacaaCGTGGGTACTCTAGTGCTGGgaatgtgtatgtagccaggagtgtgccatccctggccagggtgagaagcttctGCTGCCTGTATCTGctgatgatgtacagcctgtcccctgtgggactcacagcacacttcactactgcaaaacagagtaacatcaagatattgaattactgtcaatgttaaataatcttattaaacatactgcagtgatattgtattacgcaaaTGTTGTTATaataggcctttacacatctaaaatatatgcatacatttcaatgattcaatagttaagcgtgacaataaacttcagtagcagagctattgtgttaacgtttgacatgttgaaatgcgactggtgagttagatatgaattgaagcaaaacaattacgcagatgaaaacaaatacacatactgAATACTTCactactcatgtttataaatcaatatttcagaatcttgttttggctacaatgtactgtagcattcaaagggcacatttgaattaaataacaaacattttataatacatcagcgggttttctgctattacatctgaatttgattttattatcatctcacaaagtatataactataatttataagattgttttttcaaaataataagaaaatggcctaatgggtcaatatttgttgattaaaaaaataaatacctaTTGGGTTCATTTAGtggataaaaattcccaaatttgtcattgtatggatttaaaataaaacaatttgactAGACATAATACGAATGTTATCAGGAtgaattcaccatgattcttacctgtaacAGATGACCTATCTTCATAGAGTCTGCAGAGCTGTTTGCCATATAGTGTGTACTTGAACAGAGCAGTACCAGAGCAGATAAACAGTTCACCCAGATGGCAGGCAATACCATAACATCCATGTTGTAACTCAAGCTTCCTACCAAAAGTGAGCTGGCTCTGGGTGACTGTAATAAACTGGACATTATGTGTGTTGCTATAATCAtccacagccactgcaacctcactgggtgtgatctgacacatGTCCCTTACATATTCAGTCACAccacagtgactcaccacctggtactgctggttcagcagcttgaacCTCTTATTGCGCCTGTCTGCAACCAGCACCTGCCCATCACTCAGAACACACATGCCTATGATAAGACATTTAcgtgaatcacttggtattctcacattgtgcttaGTATTACTCTGGACAATTaacaccttgcctgactttcccagcagagtcaatgcctgctgtattatatgcttacattttatgctggctataaggcagagctccttattatctccaattttctgaacaatttcatggaattgtgacaagtcattgtgaagactggtgcatttatgaatagaacttgttACTGACCgtttaatgcttataacttcatctttcatctcgttaagttccttcgcagtaatattatcGAATTCATTCATGATAGAAACAACATTtctacacatctcttcttttaaatattgctcatttccgcctgatttacccacagaattattatcacattcatctatatcagtatttaaattgccacgcatttgttctatcataactgcactatgttccttgtatgttctctgcaatgacttAATGCTGGCCACCTGACTGatctgcagggttttaatttccaccaggacagtttccagctccactgacagcccCTCCAGGCCAGTGGGCTgcgagttggtcagctccgaaatctgggtcacttttctgcactggctgaaataaaaaaattaatacatgtacataccaaggaatagtcagtgatattatgtaatgcttcaaacaagtatcaagtgtcaaataaaaacatacatggacaatattttaacgcttcttgggcttaatatgggggtatatagatttgcacttttccatccatctgTGTGACTTTTCTgtcatacagtacagccaaagcggatcAAACGCATTTTGCGATCCGCGGCGCCAAGgagaaacgagtcgatgccgcgtcagtcattgaagccgcgtcagtatgcggcggcaagtcgcatttcgccgcgaaacttcgcatctgtccgccgaggcatgtagtagtgtatttcacacataaacaaggtcacgtaattatgttttcgcacatacaagtggtcaaggctccagcatataaattaattgcatgttgattttgctattaaatttaggctgagaaaattagcagtttgaagccacatcaataatcaagacggtgacgacatatttgttgttttgttaattatcagcttattataactattgtttgaatatgcgtatataaacacgttttattttgttcatattatacagttaatatcgctactaattacccgataatcccgtatattccagttttaaagcaaatgctggtaaatatttacgatacacaaacattctcgatatttccttaagtatcaaatacattttggcatttgttactaccGTAATcggttgtgtataacgcgcatttgtgtataacgcgcatcaactttttgaagcaaaaaatcgggaaaaaaagtttttgatgcAAAAAAACTGGGAAAAATTCGGTTCCATACTCCATGGGCTAAcagaaaatcgttttatttacattgccggTCTCGCGCGTTATTTCGAGCGTCTATGCGATATAGATGGtaaggttacattacacaaatatatttgtgtttgacaatttgcaaaatattctttcCAGAATATGCGCGGTCCTGAAAAGGACCTTTGTTGTTGTCTTTGATCGTCTTTATAAGGGTCGTCCGTCTATGTCCGAAACGTCAATATTGTGACTGacaattaaaaaattctgacaattcaAAGACAATTTCAAGATTCTTTCTCTGTCGATCGCAGTGCTATTCAAGATACGGTAAGTCTAATGACaatttttataatgattaaaaatggCAAATGTGCAGTTTTTATTCATGTTGAAGAGTGTTGTTTATTGCTCATTCAGTTGCTCAGTATAATTGACAGgtgactttaacgactcaaacttctcaacaccattactgacATTACACGCGATAATTAAACAGTGGAGGTGTGATGCCGtctgccggttcgcatgttttgataatagcccagctacacaaaacttgacaggtgactcaaatcttgacaagacgtatgaaaacgtgtgaacaaacacaacatcaattttattaacacatttgaaaagcaataaaaataatcatcaatATCGGGAAAggccttgccgacatactattgtaaatcgacaagtgccccaattaaattgtgtaaccctagtacagtagggtataatattgtgggaataaacaataaaatttaaataaaaatggcttccttgtttttcattatctccttcaaatttatttgatttcgatgctctgtacgtacctgaaaaagatagaaaatattaattttaactttataacgtttgttaatctatattcagatcgtaaatataatacaattattaacatagtgACAGTTGAATCGACTGGGAACAGAATGGTCCGAGTTAccgtaactgggtaactgacagggaaaaaatgttttGGCATGCCTGttgttgtgcataacgcgcatcaagttttttatatcaaatttgggggtaaaaaagtgcgccttatacacaaccgATTACggtatttatagagatgatgaaataaagtCTAATCggggtgttttttttttccactgaacacgcgatttatgcctgacgtgatgttcatgtatttatacaacacaaaatacacccaaactttccaaacgacgttctacatgtctgcataattttcgcgcgctttttatgaaacaaaggatattttagcactgtttatttgacgctagaatttgccaaaggtcgatTAGCATTAAagttcggaagtgtgtttcggattacaaatttaataatgataatcgaaagaaacattaacagttgcgcgtaattaattctacgctacacatacatgtatgtacatgtaggtggatatcttttcacttgatccgccgcgtacggattatgtttgtgccacGTTAGCTGTGCTGTatataactcaacatgtattcctgcaactttacaagtacagtaaccaggcatgtgagctaatCCGCACCTCTATAAGTtgttctgttgttttcatcataattgtagtaatgtctaatatttatacaaaaatgacattttaaaatatgtgtagagggtaaaataaacagtattgctagaagaggactaacactttacataaatatttatcattgtgtaattttacccacatgcatagtttgatatgtcttttttcaacatacccagagttatggcccctgttaatcaaagaaatcacatttaaaattgtgttgtgagtaaCTCAGAGTACAGCTGATAGAGGGATGAACTAATCTTAAAGCATTACCCACCATGTGAAAttatgcaccttgatattttaatttttttttacataagaagagttatgtgacaatccctttaaccaaacgatatttgttcaattgtgagaagcgttactcaaatagagggatacttctacagtaacataATTGTCAGGTTAACGTGTGCAACTccatatatttgttcataattgTTTGACATTAGTGCAGTTGTGGGACAAGttggattgtagaggtatccatgtactaagaatacatttctagtagtttatattgttttcagttttagtatcattgtacaccttgaccacactatccataataacacatgcaaAAAAAGACCTTTAATGCTCTTCAATCCCACAAAAAACAAGCATGACGTATATTTAATGACTATTCCCAAACTCAGTATGTACAATCTAGCCTGTGATAAGCGACAtatgacatgcaacctggtctactaCATTTGTATCTccccatatttgttgttgttatttaacctattgtgattattttgcttttgttgttgtcacctGATCTATTCGTGGAAAAGTAAAGATgccattgttaaatgtttgaatggtcaGGTTAGCGTGTGCAACTCCAcatgtttgttcaaaatgttccttattatttttgaattatcatccagaaaccattttactatttccagtcactgtgaccttgacctttgaccaagtgacctgaaaatcaataggggtcatctgccagtcatgatcgatgtacctatgaagttttatgatcctatgcgtaagctttcttgagttatcataagaaaaccatttttctaagttgagtcaccgtgaccttgacctttgacctagtgaccttaaaagcagtaggggtcatctgcgagtcatgatcaatgtatctatgaagtttcatgatcctaggcataagtgttcttgagttatcatccggaaacgattttactttttcagtcactgtgaccttgacctttgaccttgtgacctgcaaatctataggggtcatctgtcagtcatgatcaatgtacctatgaagtttaatgatcctaggcctaagcgttcttgagttatcattcggaaaccatctagtggatggatggacggaccgacctaccaacatgtgcaaaacaatataccccttcttatttgtaatttaaccaattgtgatttttttcttttgttgttgtcacttgATCTATTCGTGGACAAGAAAAGATGccattgtaaaatatgttaaaggatCCAAGAGATTGGcctattgtatatttatttgtgatattGACATTTCTTACAGTAGCAAGTCTAAAGTCAATGATTTTTGCAAAGTTGggaaatacactgtaactccaatatagcgcggtcaatggggtccaagccgcgaaacagcgttataacggatccgcattataggttttgagctcatttactgcagggcactatgaaaaaaacaggtatagaatagcctataatataggtcatgtatattgccatgctgtgttgacgcaaatacatgcatataaaccgaatcgtatcgataacagtatacataccgcttttcttatgtgcacatttatccgataatccaataaaattgcaacatcacttaaaaaataataattttgaacattaatgacgatatatgtttaagaaattcgtaaacacaaccgtacgcatatatgccattttcagaaatgttaagagtacagtgcattatggggcagagcttttattggacgagcgactttaaatttagattgaatgcaatacgactcatgtacaaaaaattgttttattgcgtcatacgcatgcaaaaaacgtgtttcccggggactttctaataccgcgcgaaaatgaaagtgaaactctgttaacaattgccggtacactgcgttcgcatgtaaataaatcgtctgcattatttaatttcttatacacgaactgaaagattaaatgacataatactagaatgataatgaaatgacagaaaaagttgttttatacagtaggcagtatatttcacagccgctcatttaatatagtcaaaatgcaaccatatcaaagcaagaatgtttcaatcgttttgaattacttgaattgtataactatcccgcttgcgcTTAACTTATGAAAATTATCGAATTGAActgctctgatgaggaatacatgtaataaacactgacacgcgagtttttcacacctttattgacattacacaacaaattaacaccaattagctgtcgatgttgtttaacctcgaggcgattataatcggttcaacgaaCGGTAGAATAAAGCAATCcacatgactgtgattgccgccatctttgaattgtctgaaaatacatgaagttgcataatacggatttgaatcagaaatcaaatggaaggttggagaaaaaatgggatccaagcaccctccgcgttatattggattcagcgttataacggagcgctttatattggagttacagtgtacacatgtatgaataatattttgcaattaactTTATACTACACACATTAAAAACAAGTGTTCTgcagtcggagacatatgcccacttattgtgacagtgacctttacctttgacctagtgaccctaatttcgataggggtcatgATGACATATATTACACCTTTGACTTGGCCTGTagagaagattttgaaaataattcaacTATGTTAGTCTATATCAATTATGTGACAGTGGAGCATTTCCACTTTAGGAACTCAGGAAAATAACTAGAACAGTATTTTTAGTGGAACACATTTGGATTTCACATACGACATATCAAAGCTGTaggtttaaagcgggtatatacgattttgtcaaatatttatgaatttatataaactgtttaaaaaacttattatatatatatttcaatataaattaaaataaaagttaagtgtcgaaaaatgcgaaataagccagatatttaattctgaaatcgaaaacagctgtacagccgaattcgccagcatatataccatacatgtacgatgtgcatctaaacttagtttaacagtttatttgaattcctgcaacgatatctattcatacgacacacgatacgacacacgaacactatctccgatcctaatacaaagacgaatgcttcggttatcgtaggaaaatatgtacgtcattatcggctcggggcgctaatttgtctttgctgcattttatgaaattcggctttaatgtataatttttcttgcctattttgtgtttttgtaacatattttatcaatattattacaattaaacacatattaaaaaacgtatatacccgctttaaaagaaGAAGTTATTATGGTTAATAAATCTATATGGCCATATTTTTTCCCAAGggatgcatttaaacattttggtACAGGCCTCTACCAGCTGTGACATACCAAATATTTGGTCTGAGACTTATGAATCATATTTTTTAAGTCATAAGTCTTTATTAAATCATCAGACCACTGgggcgtggccagttttgacATGAGGGGCATGATTAGAACAAAACTTGTAGAGGACAACTAGATGATAACTATCAAAGCACTGTCACTTGTTGTTTCAGTATAGAAGATTGTGTTAGTTATGTTTTTCATCAGTTTTCATAGACCCCTTGGGCCCAGATTTGACAGAATGGGCGTGATCTGATTAAGCTTGGTAAAAGATGGCTGCATCATGATGATCAACAAAACTGTAACATATCAAATGCCTGACCTTGTGGTTTTGGAAATATCTGTACAGTATAGTATTTAGAGTCAATATAA
This is a stretch of genomic DNA from Dreissena polymorpha isolate Duluth1 chromosome 7, UMN_Dpol_1.0, whole genome shotgun sequence. It encodes these proteins:
- the LOC127840125 gene encoding uncharacterized protein LOC127840125, with the protein product MGVGNSSTFAERSSTVGHFCCTSCEEHNLQNLAVIYCEECSSFFCKKFIKPHKKLFMKHRTCGRGDIKKWPVSKEDASLLHKGGDFLSNTEDDFLSKEEGDFLSHKEDDFLSKEEGNFLSKELEDFLWKCDEHVDKKLSQFCHDHSQLCCSDCVVKIHSQCRKVTQISELTNSQPTGLEGLSVELETVLVEIKTLQISQVASIKSLQRTYKEHSAVMIEQMRGNLNTDIDECDNNSVGKSGGNEQYLKEEMCRNVVSIMNEFDNITAKELNEMKDEVISIKRSVTSSIHKCTSLHNDLSQFHEIVQKIGDNKELCLIASIKCKHIIQQALTLLGKSGKVLIVQSNTKHNVRIPSDSRKCLIIGMCVLSDGQVLVADRRNKRFKLLNQQYQVVSHCGVTEYVRDMCQITPSEVAVAVDDYSNTHNVQFITVTQSQLTFGRKLELQHGCYGIACHLGELFICSGTALFKYTLYGKQLCRLYEDRSSVTVVKCAVSPTGDRLYIISRYRQQKLLTLARDGTLLATYTFPALEYPRCLHVTPAGQVLVCGDYSQNVLQVGWKGKSKLATLATGRRDAVWDPRSVCYISTTSTIIVGQDWDDNILVFRVE